The genome window AGAATCATAAATCATATGTGGGTTCTCAACACGTTTACATTTTAACTCTTCAAGaatttcatttcttttttcatctttattcaatttttttttatcaaatgtGTTTAATGTAACTTCAATTGAATTAGGTTCATTGTATACTTTAAGCCTCTTTAGAGGGtaaatgtataaatttaatttctcctccattatataaatatataaacacacaaattaaaatatatatatatatatatatatatatatttatttatttatagttTGATGTTTACATATGTGCTACATTTTAAATACccccaatatatatatatatatattttacctaATAACAACAcctacttttttttttttttttattttattttattttttttctaactaaaaaaaaatattaattatacttCATCGTgttcaaaatattattaactatataaaagaaatatgtttataaggataaaaaataacaaatgaACCCTTTAAccattcatatatttttatgtttcaccttattattattaatatagaataaaagcattataaatatagtcattcaaaaaaaatttatataaaaaaaataaaacataaacatgaatatatatatatattttatatttccgtGAGAAGAACAAAACAATACAAATAGGATtcgtattatattataatataaaataaaataaaataaaataacatattcCTTTCAACCTTATTcacaacatttttttttttttaattcatcatatattatattttatatattaaaataaagtaTACTATTTAAAAGCgctcttattttttaaagggTTTTcgctttaatatataaaacttttacatatacaaaatataaatatatataaatattttatttttatcataacaataaaaaaataataatattacaaaaatttttgtaataaaatagattaactaaaaaatttatataaaaatggtatcatatattgaagaaaaaaaaaaaaaaaaaaatatatatatatatatatatatatataaatatattattatttaatataatatacacaaAGAAtgaaccttttttttttttttttttttcccttatatagtttataagaattattataatatatttatatatatatatatatatattctcaaattttatatctctttataaaatattataatcaaaataacacttttttttcttcaaaaaGGGTtataataagatatatttatgaagATTACTATAAAGAACatacatacaaaaaaatatatatatatatatatatatatatatttatttatttatttatttcactttgtatttttaaatgctataaaaataaaggaacatatatatttttttataacttcaaaaatataaaaaaaataaatattttaaaaatatagacgTTCATTTTGTATGttgtattataataacataacTCTCTATATTTTTAGTATGTTACATAATTAaagttaatataaataaagtcgatattttaaaattcaaAGAAAATtgtcttttcttttttttttttttaaatcatcaatatattatatagttaTTAGTCAggatgtattatatttttcttattcattcaatataatttatacacgtcttatatatttacaaattcTATTATCTACAAACAAAAGAggaaactaaaaaaaaattttcatatatttgtgaaaatatatatatatatatatataatataatacacgcatataatatatatatatatttatttttttttttttttttttttttttgcaacGTGTtgtatttctatataatttatatgttaaaagaaaaagtaagacaaaaaaaaaaaaaaaaaaaaatacaacattcgataaaattatatacattacaaaaaaataaattgaattcaaaaaaattgtcatacaatttttaaaaaaaataaataaaataataaaccaTTTCACAAAATATTCTTTActttgaataaataaaaatatataaacaatcatatgtattatataggaaaaaaattatacaaacaaatattcattttcacatttatattttttaattttttaattttttaatttttttttttttttatattaaaacataaataataatatttaagagCATCCACATTATGCCCTTaactaaatattttattttatatttctttttaatttttttttttacaaaatgaATATGGTTTTCCAAATTTTTCTTGTcctttgtttttataaaataatttgtttttttcttgcGGACTATTATTCATACTTTACTGTGAATATAGTCAAATGTGATATTcacataatttataatacaaaggaaaagaaaaacaataaTGATAAGAAATATGCACAATTAAATAACGTTGTCTCTTTGAATAAACAAAAGATACAATCAAACTTAAATTAcataaaagagaaaaaaacgTTAAGCTATTTACtcttatcatataataataagaaaaataaagaaatattaaaaaaaaaaataaaactacAAGAATATTATGAGAAAAAATATGacgaaataaataaaaaaaatgaatatacacattataatatatataaaatggaaaataaatataagaactatataaataaaaagtttATGTTCTTAGAAATATCTAAGGAAGAATTAAATATTCTAGATGAAAATTTGGAATTACATGGAAGCAACTTAGATTTGCCTGTGAAAAATCCAAAGTTTTCACAAGATTATGGTgacaataaataataaaaaaaacacatatatgtatatatatatatatatatatatatatattgtgtatattttatttttttttatatagatcattttctttttctagaAAAAAACATTACGTGGCATGAAATGCCGACTCCACCAATTTCCTGTAGACAAACAGGTTGCCCTCATTCATATCAAATATGCGCACCTATGTatgttgataataataaatttgaaAATACAACTATTTTTAAGATCATTCGAGAAGCCTTAAATATTCAATCcagaaaagaaataaaatttcCAAATATTGATACATATGATTCATATGAACTTGTTTATACGTGCATCTGCAAGAAGTATGTTCAAAATGGTTTCTGTGATGAAACAgttgtataaaatattaatacaaaaagggatacacacacacacacacacacatatatatatatatacatatatttatataataatctttgtatatttttatatataatatttttttcctcaAATATATTCTCctgtataatatatgtgtaaatttttttataagaataataatcaccatataattaataaataaatatacatatatatatacatacatatatatttttttgtatttatatgattatggGAACACACATATTTGTTAtttaatgtatattttataaaaataacaaatctTTCAATGTtgggttatatatattcaatttttaaaaaaaaaaaaaaaaaaaaagtcacAAGAAAAACTGACgttgcacatatatataatatgtatgttttacaaaaaaaaaaaagataaaaaaaattaataggAGAATAATAAGACACAGAAAATTTATACTTTTCTAATTCTAAGAATTACTTTTCCAAATTGTTAATAGCTCTCAAAATGTATTTCCcttcaataaaaaaaaatatatatatatatatatatatatatatttatatatataagtacaAAAAGaattgatataaatatttcacaaaattattatgatagaatgtatacacatatatatatcattattatattaccaTATGTTTCGTCTTTTAACTTGTCTAAGTTTTCTATAAtagttttaataataaaatttctcTCTTTTTTTCTACACGTTGTCAATAATTTCTGCATCATAAAATTACCATAGCAGTCTTTGcaaatgtttataatattatcctttctataaaaagaaaaagaaacaacACATGAACAAGGAAcgttcataaatatatatatatatatatatatatatatatatatatgtatgtatttatttatttcattttaaatattctcaCCCATCAGATATATCGCTTACAATCTTTTtgataattttctttttgtacttgtattctttttttaataaaattttttcaaTTATATTGCTGCaaaggataaaaaaaaaaaaaaaaaaaaaatgacatagtaataaaatatgtacgttcatattataaataatgcaTCCTATATACAcagttataatatttaatgacactaatatgatatatatatatatatatatatatatatatttttatgcatGTTTTATTACCAGGCATATTTGTGGGATGagagtttatatatatcatttactATTTCATCAGTAATTATAAATCTTATGTTATCATCAGAATGTTCAAAACACTTTTGTATAACATAATTTCCATATCTATTTTTGATGagatgtatttttttaataatttgttCATTCAATCTATTAATTTGTTGCTCATTTCctatttcatatattctttGTACAATTCTACAACCATAAGCATGTGAACTTAGAAAAGGTAAATATTCttcaataatatttattattatatctatatagcTACATGGTAATACTTCCACACATTTTTGTATAACATGATTCCCATTTTGatgacatatatattttattaaatcctcttgtaattctttaaatattttacatttatattcatcAGATAATGATTCTAGTGACTTCTGTATAAGTCTACATCCATATGTATGTAATGTTAGAAAACTTGTATGTTTTAAAAACTCATCTGTAAAACGTtccttatatttttcatcctTTAAATCAAATATACTTTGAGCTACATAACTACCATATATATCTGGACATAAAGACATCGTATCTATTAATAaagaatttaatattatttccttttcttctttattatcttcttttaattttcttattatatattcacaaccatttttatgaaaacataaaaaatatatatcatacatTACTTTGCTCATGTCAATATGCACGTGTACATCCACATTTTGcttttcttcatcattttttaacatatcCTTGTTATTAATTATGACTTGTTCAGGtaaattttcataatatctATTATTAGCTATAATTTGTTCAGGTGATTTTTCACAATGTTcagaatttttaaaatattcaaaattatgattattttcaaaattatgataaatatgattataatcttttttttcatgattttctttatcaatataatattttttgtaatattccTCTTTGTTTATTTCccttgaaaaattaaatatatcattctctgtatcatttaaaaaaagaatgttCTGATTTTCCATGAGTTCTTGATCATACAACATTTCAATGTTTGACGATGGCATACTGTTATAACGAGTTGAGCAggttttcatatttttcaaatgtTTTAATTGatctttaaaattaaaattttctacaacatcattattattatttatgttatctgtattattaataactcctatgttattaatatcatttaaatggtttatattatttacatgtCCAATTGCGTCATCTTCTAAAAAAATAGagtccatattattattattattttcaaagcaataaaaaaataagggAGATGACAAAAAGATGAATAACGTTAAGGGGTATTAAACTATTAAAAAGATTTTGTGTAAgtgataaaatttttaaaatttgaataaaatttatacacATTATGGAAtaacaaaatgaaattaGATCAAACCATAAagatatgtaataataaatatacgaAACATTGAACGATGgcatttaattaatatataaaaatatatgtatattatgaaaaaaaatcaaaaccTTACCGAGaacatgaatatatttataaaaaataaaacacatatatatatatatatatatatatatatatatatatatacaaaattcaaatgaaaaaaaaaaaaaaaaaaagaaaaaaaagacaaaaatatatatatatatattatataaggtgtgatttaaataacaaaataataatattaaatataacatataagtatcactatataaaaaaaaaaaaaaatttgtagaacattattttcctttggacataagaacatatatatatttattttttttggggacatttttattttataaatttacaaatatggaataattatacaatttatatgaacaaatTCGTCATTTGTTTATGTGAGTAAACATATGTTATAGATAAGTTTGGATTgagttaaaaatatattaattaaaatttttttactttCTCTCAAAATGACATGCAAtatggtttttttttttttttttttttatatatttacatgaatttttataaaatatgaagaagTAGACATGAAATGAaaacaagaaaaatatatatacaaaatatatatacatatattttttatgatttttatttttaaataattccaAAATAATATACGCAACGTTACAGttgttaaataaatataggtCCAAATAGATATATgccatataatttataaaatcatCACATGTTTAaagtatatttttcttcatttcaaatattcatattgttgCCTTTCCTATTTCTTTATAAGTTactcttatatatatatatgttcttttattttctatttttatttatttattttttttttaagtgaataaatataaatgtgcATGCttaatggaaaaaaaaagagaaaaaaaagaaaagcatTTATTTAGAAACTAGCTCAACAaagtttaaataaataaataaatatatatatatatatatatattatatatgtatatttctttcagtgcacatatatatatat of Plasmodium sp. gorilla clade G2 genome assembly, chromosome: 4 contains these proteins:
- a CDS encoding mRNA-binding protein PUF2 encodes the protein MDSIFLEDDAIGHVNNINHLNDINNIGVINNTDNINNNNDVVENFNFKDQLKHLKNMKTCSTRYNSMPSSNIEMLYDQELMENQNILFLNDTENDIFNFSREINKEEYYKKYYIDKENHEKKDYNHIYHNFENNHNFEYFKNSEHCEKSPEQIIANNRYYENLPEQVIINNKDMLKNDEEKQNVDVHVHIDMSKVMYDIYFLCFHKNGCEYIIRKLKEDNKEEKEIILNSLLIDTMSLCPDIYGSYVAQSIFDLKDEKYKERFTDEFLKHTSFLTLHTYGCRLIQKSLESLSDEYKCKIFKELQEDLIKYICHQNGNHVIQKCVEVLPCSYIDIIINIIEEYLPFLSSHAYGCRIVQRIYEIGNEQQINRLNEQIIKKIHLIKNRYGNYVIQKCFEHSDDNIRFIITDEIVNDIYKLSSHKYACNIIEKILLKKEYKYKKKIIKKIVSDISDGKDNIINICKDCYGNFMMQKLLTTCRKKERNFIIKTIIENLDKLKDETYGKYILRAINNLEK